CCGCGCTGAGGCGGGGCAAGGGGCACGGCCGGTTGGATGGGCGCGCGCGACCTTTCGGGCAAAGGAAGCCGGGCGCAGGGCGGCCCGGTGCCGGGCGCGTCGAACGGGTGCGGCTTGCCGCCGGCACGACCGGCACGGCGCGCAGGGGTCGACCCGCTCCGGCGGCCTCCGCGACCTGTGTCCGGGGGACCCGCAACGGCCGGACCCTTTTCTCCGGCTGGCGGCCAACGGCCCGACCATGGCCCGACCGGGCGCGCCGTCCAAAGCGTCTCGCGGGCAGGTCCGGCAGCCGGGCGGCGGCGTTCGACGTGATCTTCGGGATCGCATCGGAAACCGGTTCAACCAAGCTGGAAGAGGCGAAGACAGCATGAACGGCAGCATCAGGATCATGATCGGCGCGGCGGCGCTCGGCGCCCTGGCGGGATGCGTCGAAACGGGTGGCAGCGGCGGCACCTCCGGCGGCGTGGTCGCGCCCGCCGGCATGGTCGACGAGTGCATACGGCAGGTCCGTGTCGGCCGGCCCGACGCCAGTATCACGACGCGCGACCCGATCCTCGCCGGCCCCGGCAATCGGGTCTTCGTCGGCATGACGGTCGACGGCATGAGCTGGGGATGCCGGATCGAGGATGACGGAAGCTACACCGCCTTCCCGACCTTCGCCAACTGAGGGCGCGGCTCGCCACGGGCTGCGACGGGGCGTTCGCGATCTGCGGGGCGGGGCTTCGGGACGATCCGGTTTCCGCCCGGTCCGCGTCCCGCGCGGTGTGCCGGCGGACGGCCGCCTTCGGCGCGCGGCCGGGCGCACGACGCCGGATGGCGTGCGCCCCGGGACGTGGACATGACCCGATGCGCGGAACCGACCGCCGGTGGCTGGCCCGGGGCGGTGTCGCTTTGGGGTGGCGCGGCCGGATCGGGCCGTTCGGGGTCGGGACGGCCAGAGACCTTCCGGCTCATGGAACGGGACTGCCCGCGCGGCCCCGGAGCGCGCGTCATCCTACAAGACGGTCGCCATGCGCGGGCGACGGAAGACGCGGCGCGGCCGGGCGCTCGGAAACGGCCGCATGACCGCCGCCCCGAGGAGCGCGCGCTTGGTCGCTGTCGCGCCGGATCGGCCTGTGCACGACCCGCTGCTGACCCGACAGCCGATCAGGCCCCCATCTCCTCGTCCATGTCGGCAAGCGGTTTCGCCGCCTCGCGCAAGGCCTCCATTGCCTTGGCGTAGGAGACCGGCTCGTCAACCGCCAGTCCCGCGGCCTCACGCATGGGCACGATCTGGTCCGCTTTCTCCGAGCCGTAGCTCAGCCAGAGCGCCTCGAAGTTCAGGGCCGGAACGCGCAAGGTGCGGATCTCGGCCTCCTTCTTCTCGTCGACGACGGCCAACGCCCGGGCCAGCGCCCTGCGGTAGGAGTCGAGATAGGCGGCCGAGGCCGACATCTGCAGCACGCGCGGTTCGTCGTCCTCGGAGAGGTCGAAGAACGCCTGGGGGCTGTCATTGCTGAGTTCGAAGACCCTGAGCGCCACCGCTTCGGGCGCCTTGCGGCTGCCCTTCTTTCCGACCAGCGCGTCGAGCCCCAGGGCATAGACGCGCTGCGCCCCGCCCAGCTCGGCCCCGTGCGCCTCGGCCGGCAGGTCGCCCGTGAAGGCCGGGTCCATCTTGGCGGCCAGCACCGGGCGCAGGTCCCAGATGCGCTGCAGCGCGAGTTCGGTCGGGTAGAGGATCCTGATCGGCAATTTGAAGTAACTCTTGGTGAAATAGGTGTGGGTCCACGTTCCGGAGCCCTGGTAGTTCGAGGCGAAATCCGCGACCGTGAGGTGGCTCTTGCCGTAGATCGGGTCGTCGATGTCGAGATACTCGGTCGTGCCGACCTTACCGTATCCGTAGATCACCATGAAGTGGCCGCCGCCCCCGTTCCAGCCGATGCGCGCGCCGACCGGCTTGCCGGCGTCGATCTCGGCCTTGATGGTGGCGAAGCTGGCCTGGCCGCTCATGTAGCTGACGAAGTTGTCGGTGCGGCTCAGCGCCCGGTCGAGATACCAGGGCACGTTGCACGGCGCCGGCACCGCCAGGTCGCAGCAATCGGTCCGGTCGAGTTCGGCGCCCGCCACCTTGCACTGGGTCCAGCTGCTGAACCGCCAGTAGAAATGCGAGACACTGGTGGCGGTTGCCGCCCAGCACCAGTTGGACTGGGTCTGAAGCTGCATGTCGAAATTCAACTGCTTGGACGAAAACCACACGAAGTCCCGCAGAATCGCGGCGTAAGGCCGGGACGTCGAAAGCACGTATTCCGAAAAGTTCATGGTCGCATCCTCCACAGGGCCGGGACGTTCCCGACCCTCTCCCTGCAGGCAGGATGACCCCCACCCCACGATCGTGGCAAGACCTTATCCGGGGCACGCGCCTTGGGACGGTCGGGGCGCGCGACGGGGCGGGTTGAGCGCCCCGCGCGCAATTTCGGGGCTCGGTGCGATGCCTGGCCGTGGATCGACCTGCATTCCTCGTGCTTCGGGTGGCGGTCGCGCCGGACCGTCAGAGCCGCTGGCCGCCCGCACGCAGCAGCTCGTCCATGCGGCGCTGCATGGTGTCGATCGCCCGCTCCAGATAGTCCGAGAAGGCCTGCGCGATCAGGGCCCGGGTCACGTAGCCCGGCGTCAGGATCGACACCCGGTTGCTGATGCGCGGGCTGAAACGGCGGATGACCAGGTCCGCGGACCGGGGCATCTGCACCACATGGCTGTAGGCGGTGATCATGTCGCAGATCATGTAGCAATAGCCCGAGGCCACGAATTGCAGACCGGGCAGCGAGGTGCGCAGTTCCAGCCGCTTGTTCAGGCGGCGCCCGGCCGAGCGGAACGCGGCCTCGGTCTGGACCGCGGTGGGATGCTCGTCGAAGAGGACGGCCATCGGCCGGCCGTCCAGCGTGTCGGGCGTGATGACCTCCGCCCGGGCGAGCGGGTCGTCCGCGCGCAGGACGCAGACGCATTCCAGGTCGAAATCCGTCTGGTCGATCGAGGCGCGCCGCCGGGGGGTCTCGGCGAAGCCGATATCGAATTGCTGGGAGGCCACGAGATCCTCGATCAGGTCCGAGGAGCGCATGTTGAACACGATGTCGACCTCGGACCGTCCCTCCAGGAATTCCGTCAGCAGCCGCGGCAGGAACAGCGACGAGGCCGCCGGGTGGCAGGCGATGCGCAGCTTGCCCCGCTCCAGCGCCCGGATATGGCCGAGCGTGAGCTTGGTGCGTTCGACCCGGGCAAGGATCGCCTCCGCCTCTTCCAGGAAGTAATGCGCCTCGGGCGTCGGGGTCAGCTTGCCCTGCTCGCGGATGAAGAGGGGAAAGCCCAGCTCCTGTTCCATCGTCGCGATCATCGTGCTGACGGCGGGCTGCGTGCGCCCGACGGTGCGGGCCGCCTGCGAGATCGAGCCGCTGCGCATGACCTCGCGGAAGGTGGCGATCTGTCGGAGCGAGAGGTTCATGCCGACCCATAAGGCGAATTGATGAAGTCAATCATATTTTCAAATTGATCTGATGGGGCCTGTCCAGTGAAATCTGTCGAAACCGGTGTCCGCCCGACATCGGGAGGGGGGCAAATGGACCGTTTCGCGAAATACCTGCTGACCGGGCTGATCGGCATCGTCGCGCTGGGGCAGTTCGTCCAGGTCATCACGCGCTATGTGCTGCAAGTGCCGGTGATGGGGCTGGAGGAGACGATGCTCTACCCCACGCTGTGGCTCTACATGCTGGGCGCGGTGAACGCGTCGCGCGAGAATACCCATATCCGCGCCAACGTCCTCGAGATCGTCCTCAAGACCCCGCGGCAGCACACCATCCTGGCCATCGTGGGCGAGATCATCAGCCTGATCGTCGGCCTGTGGCTCTTGAGCTGGGCGTGGGAGTACACGCGCTATGCCTGGCGCGTCTGGAAGGAAAGCCCGACCCTCTACATCCCGACCTTCTACTCGGACGTGGCGCTGGTGGTCGGCATCACCCTGATGATGATCTACACCGCCTGGCACCTCTGGGGCCATGTACGCAGCCTGTCGCGCGGAGCCGTCCAATGATCGAGATCGC
This genomic window from Rhodovulum sp. ES.010 contains:
- a CDS encoding papain-like cysteine protease family protein, giving the protein MNFSEYVLSTSRPYAAILRDFVWFSSKQLNFDMQLQTQSNWCWAATATSVSHFYWRFSSWTQCKVAGAELDRTDCCDLAVPAPCNVPWYLDRALSRTDNFVSYMSGQASFATIKAEIDAGKPVGARIGWNGGGGHFMVIYGYGKVGTTEYLDIDDPIYGKSHLTVADFASNYQGSGTWTHTYFTKSYFKLPIRILYPTELALQRIWDLRPVLAAKMDPAFTGDLPAEAHGAELGGAQRVYALGLDALVGKKGSRKAPEAVALRVFELSNDSPQAFFDLSEDDEPRVLQMSASAAYLDSYRRALARALAVVDEKKEAEIRTLRVPALNFEALWLSYGSEKADQIVPMREAAGLAVDEPVSYAKAMEALREAAKPLADMDEEMGA
- a CDS encoding TRAP transporter small permease: MDRFAKYLLTGLIGIVALGQFVQVITRYVLQVPVMGLEETMLYPTLWLYMLGAVNASRENTHIRANVLEIVLKTPRQHTILAIVGEIISLIVGLWLLSWAWEYTRYAWRVWKESPTLYIPTFYSDVALVVGITLMMIYTAWHLWGHVRSLSRGAVQ
- a CDS encoding LysR substrate-binding domain-containing protein, giving the protein MNLSLRQIATFREVMRSGSISQAARTVGRTQPAVSTMIATMEQELGFPLFIREQGKLTPTPEAHYFLEEAEAILARVERTKLTLGHIRALERGKLRIACHPAASSLFLPRLLTEFLEGRSEVDIVFNMRSSDLIEDLVASQQFDIGFAETPRRRASIDQTDFDLECVCVLRADDPLARAEVITPDTLDGRPMAVLFDEHPTAVQTEAAFRSAGRRLNKRLELRTSLPGLQFVASGYCYMICDMITAYSHVVQMPRSADLVIRRFSPRISNRVSILTPGYVTRALIAQAFSDYLERAIDTMQRRMDELLRAGGQRL